TTCGCGTATACAGCGGTTGCATCAAAAAGGGCATGCAGGTTTACAACCCGCGCAGCCGCAAGACCGAACGCATCTCCCGTTTGCTCGTCATCAAGGCGGACAAGCGCGAAGACATCGAAGAGGCATACAGCGGCGCAATCTGCGCAATCATCGGCGCAAAGGATATCGTAACGGGCGACACGCTCTGCGACAGAGACCACGAAGTTCGTCTCGAGCCACCGACATTCCCCGAACCGGTTATCGCAATGAGCATCGAGCCGAAGTCGAAGGCAGACCAGGAAAAGCTTTCCATCGCCCTCCAAAGACTCGCAGAAGAAGACCCGACATTCGTTGTCACAACGAATCAGGAAACGGGGCAGACGCTTATCGCGGGCATGGGCGAACTTCACCTCGACATCATTCGCGACCGTCTGTTCCGCGAATTCAAGGTAGAAGCAGACTCCGGCAAACCGCAAATCGCGTACCGCGAAACAATCACGAAAGCCGCTCCCGGCGTGGGCAAATTCGTCCGCCAGTCGGGTGGTCGCGGTCAGTACGGCCACGCGGAAATCGTTCTCGAACCGCTTGAAAAGGGCAAACACTACGAGTTTGTCAACGAAATCGTCGGCGGCGTAATCCCGAAGGAATACATCAAGCCGACGGAAGACGGTATCAAGGAAGCAATGATAAACGGCGTCGTCGCGGGCTATCCCGTTGTGGACGTCAAGGTGCGCTTGGTATTCGGTTCGTTCCACGAAGTCGACTCTTCGGAAATGGCGTTCAAGATGGCGGGTATCTTCGCTTTCAAGGACGCCATGAAAAACGCGGGCCCGATTCTCCTCGAACCTATCATGAAAGTCGAAGTAACGACCCCCGACGAATATCAGGGCGACGTTATGGGCGACATCAACCGTCGCCGCGGCCAGATTCAGGGTATGGAATCGAAGGGCAATGTAACGGTCATCAAGGCGTTCGTGCCGCTCGAAACAATGTTCGGCTACGCTACGGATATCCGCTCGCTTTCCAGCGGTAGAGCTTCGTACTCGATGGAGCCGAGCCACTTCGAACAAGTACCCGCGGCAGTTCTGAAACAGGTTCAGGAAGGCGCGGCAAAGAAGGCTCAACGATAATATTTAAAAGGAAAAAGCAATATGGCTACTCAGAGAATCAGAATAAAACTCAAAGGCTACGATTTTCGCACGATAGACCAGAGCGCGAGCGACATCGTCGAAACGGCGAAGCGCACGGGTGCTACTGTTTCGGGTCCGGTTCCGTTGCCGACTAAAATCGAAAAATATTCGGTAAACCGTTCCGTACACGTCGACAAGAAGAGCATGGAGCAGTTCGAGCTCCGCACTCACAAGCGTCTCATCGACATCGTAAACCCGACCGCCAACACGGTTGACGAGCTTAAAAAGCTCAATCTTCCCTCGGGGGTCGACATTACGATTAACGTCTAATGTTAAAAATCGGCGGCGCGCGTCGGCAATGCGACTGCGCCGCCCGATTTTTTCAAACGCGTTCTTTTTCAGACTGGGGTCTCGGACTTCCTTGAAAGAATAGGAGGGCGTGTTTTCGGGAGTTTTAGGTATTCGGCCTGAAAGTCCTTTTACAGTTTAACTTTTTTCTGCGCAAATTTTTCGAAGCATCTGCCGCCGGACGGTCGGGCGAATTTGACGATTTCAGGATTTTCAAATTCGGTCAATCGGGCGGAGAGAACCGGAAAGTTTGCGCGAAATTTGTTAAAAAAATAAAATAATCGAAAAATTTTATTGACAGTACTTTTTAGATGCCCACTATGTGGCGTCTTTACTTTTCTAACAAACAAATAACAACTAACGCAGGTTATCAAAGGTGTTTTGTTTGGGAGATTGGTGCAAATTCCCCACGGTGGGGAGTTTGCGCGGTTTCCGCAAGTGAAATTCCGCCTGCCTCTTAGCTATGAGCGAAATACTAATCGGAAAAAAACTGGGCATGACCCAGATTTTCGACGAGGACAACAGCCTTGTTGCCGTCACGGTCGTTGAGGCTGGCCCGTGCCCCGTCACACAAGTAAAAACTGCTCAGAGCGACGGTTATGACGCCGTGCAAATCGGCTTCGGTGCGCAGAAAGAACAGCGCATGACCCAACCGGAACTCGGGCACTTGAAAAAAGCGGGCGTAGCTCCCGTATCGGAACTTGTCGAGTTCCGCGTAGATAATCCCGCAGACTACAAAGCGGGCGACGTTTTGACGGTCGCCAAGTTTGCGAAAGGCCAGATGGTCGACATCATCGGCACGACAAAGGGTCGCGGTTTTCAGGGCGTAATGAAACGCTACAATTTCGACGGCCAGCCCGAAACGCACGGTCATATGATGCACCGCCGTCCCGGTTCCGTCGGTTGCCGCCAGACTCCCGGCCACGTTTACAAGGGCAGAAAGATGCCCGGTCATATGGGACAGGTTCGCTGCACGACGCAGAACCACCCCATCGTAAAAATCTTGGAAGACAAAAACATTCTTTTGATTAAGGGAAGTCTTCCGGGCGCGAAAGGCGACCTCGTTATCGTCCGTCCCGCCAAGAAAGCCAAGAAAGCATAAGGAGCCGCACAAATGAAACTTAAAGTTTATACAAAAGACGGTTCGAGCTTCACGGAGCAGGAATTTGAAAACATTCCCCAGTTCGAGGGAGACAAAGGCTTGTTCGCGCTCAAAGAAACAATCGTTGCGTATCAGGCGAACGCCCGTCAAGGCAACGCTTCCACACTCGACTACGGACACGTTAGCGGCACATGCCGCAAGCCTTTCAAACAGAAGGGCGGCGGTCGCTCGCGTCATGGTACGATGAAGAGCCCGATTCACCGCGGCGGCGCGGTAGTCTTCGGCCCCCAGCCCCGCGACTGGTCGAAGAAAATCAACCGCAAGGCGAAGGCGTTGGCTTTCAGCCGCGCGCTTTTCGACAAGTGCTCCGACAACGGCATCTGCGTAATCGAAGAATTCGCAGCTCCCGAAAGAAAGACGAAGGCGGTTGCGAAGGTTCTTTCGAACATCAAGCCCGACGGCAAAGTTCTCTTGGTTGACGACGTTTTCGGCGACGATTTCATTCTCGCAAGCCGCAACATCGCCCGCGCGAACTTCTGCGAAAGCGCGACACTCAATGCGCTCGACTTGGTTCAGTTTGACACTGTAATCGTATCGCGCAAGGGTCTGGACACGGTTCTCGCCCGCATCAACAAGGACGAAAGGTAATACCATGGTACAGGCAGACAAAATCATTAAAGGTTTCCGCGTTACGGAAAAGGCCGCCAATTTGCAGGTAGCCAACCAGTACACCTTCACGGTTGCGGAAGACGCAAACGCCGTGGCAATCGGCCGTGCGGTCGAAAAGCTTTTCAAGGTAAAGGTTGTACGCGTCAACGTAATGAACGCCAAGGGCAAGGTTAAGGTCTCGCGCATGAGCCGCAACAATCCCGGCGTCAAGGGCAAAATGAAAAAGGCAATCGTAACGCTCAAACAGGGCGACACGATTCAAATTGTGTAAGTCAGGAGAAGCATAAAATGGCTATTATAAAAAGAAGACCTTTGACACCCGCGCAGAGATTCTTGGAACTCGGCCGCAATGAGGTCGACAACAAGCGTCCCGAACGTTCGTTGACCGAAAGCAACCACCGTTCGAGAGGCCGCAACTGCTACGGCCGCATTACGTCGCGCCGTCGCGGCGGCGGACACAAGAAGTTGTACCGCATTGTAGACTTCAAGCGCGACATCGTGGACGTACCCGCCACTGTAATGGCGATTGAGTACGACCCGTACCGCACGGCGTACATCGCCCTCGTTCAATACCAGAACGAAGAGAAGACGAAGCGCTACATCATCGCTCCCGACGGTCTGAAAAAAGGCGACACGGTTATGACGCTTTCGAAGCGTCCCGACGAATTCCCCGTCGGCGCGTGCATGCCCCTCAAATTCATTCCTCCGGCGCAAAAGATTTTCTGCGTTGAAATGCAGCCCGGCAAGGGCGCGCAAATCGCGCGCGGCGCAGGCGCAGGCGCGCAGCTGGTTGCCGTCGAAGGCGACATGGCTACGGTCAAGATGCCCAGCGGCGAAATCCGCTTGATTAACGCCGAATGCCGCGCGGTAATCGGCGTGGTCGGAAATCTCGAACACCAGAACCAGAGCTTGGGCAAGGCCGGCCGCGTTCGCTGGATGGGCAAACGCCCGAGAGTCCGCGGCGTGGTAATGAACCCGGTAGACCACCCGATGGGCGGTGGTGAAGGCCGCACTTCGGGCGGCGGACACCCGGTATCGCCGTGGGGCCAGCTCGCGAAGGGCTATCCGACACGCACGAAGAGCAAGCCGTCGAACTCGATGATTGTTCTCCGCCGCAACGGTAAGAAAACCAAGAAATAGTTCATAGGAGAAATCAAAAATGGCACGTTCAATTAAAAAAGGACCTTTCGTAGATCCGAGCCTCCAAGACAAAATCGACGAAGCGCAGAAAACGAACTCGCACAAGCCGATTCAAACTTGGTCGAGACGTTCGATGATTACTCCCGATTTTATCGGATTGAATTTTAACGTTCACAACGGCAAAAAGTTTGTGGCGGTCTATGTAACCGAAAACATGGTCGGCCACAAGCTCGGCGAATTCTCGCCGACCCGCACGTTCAAAGGACACAACCCGCACACCAAGAAGGCAGCTATGTAATGGTAAACTTCGGCAAAGTTCTGTTTTTGACGGCGGCGGTTGCCGCGGCGGAAATATGCTTTGCCGAATCTCCCGATTGGGTGCTGAAAGACGGTTCGCTCGGAAGAGCGGGAAGGGTAATTGAGGTGCTCGACGGTTTTGGACTGATAAAAATCGACACTGGCCTGCAAGGCAATCTCCGAAGGGGAGCGGTTTGCAGGGTGGTCGGAAAAGACGGAAGCGTCCGAAAGGTCGTGGTAGTCGAAGCCGACGGAAGGAAATCGGTGGCGATGGTCATGTCGGACATCAAGGTCGAAAAGGGAGACGCCGTATACATAACACCGGCAAACTAACACAGGAAGACAACAATGGAAGTCAAAGCTTTAACAAAGTTTGCGCGCATGTCAGACAAAAAGGTGCGCGAAATATCCCGCGAGATTCAGGGTCTCAATGCCGCAGAAGCGTTGGAAATCTTGAAACTCGTTCCCCGCAAGAGCGCGAAGCTTGTCGCCAAGACGCTCGCAAGCGCAATCGCAAACGCCGAAAACAACAACGGTCTTTCGGCTGCGAATCTCACAATCAAGAGCGCAATCGTAAACCAGGGCATAGCGTTCAAACGCTTCCGTCCCGTGGCTCGCGGCAGCGCGCACCCGATTCGCAAGAGAACTTCACATATCTCGATCGTCCTTTCAGACGAGAACACTAAATAGAGGCAGATAAAATGGGTCAGAAAGTAAATCCTAAGGGTTTCCGTCTCGCTGTCCGCCGCGACTGGGAGTCGCGCTGGTTCGCGAATAAGGGCGATTATGCGGCGGCCGTCAACGAAGACTATCGCATACGCGAATTTCTCCGCGAAAAGCTCAAAGGCGCGTCGGTTCCCCGCATATTCATCGAACGCGCAGGTCAGCGTATCCGCGTGAAAATCTACACGGCGCGTCCCGGTGTTGTAATCGGACAGAAGGGCGCGTCGCTCGAAGCGTTGAAGGCGGAACTCTCGAAGTTTCTCGGCAAGGACGTTATCTTGGACATTCAGGAAATCAAAAAGCCCGATTTGGTCGCATACTTGGTGGCGGAAAGCGTCGCGCTCCAGTTGGAACGTCGCATTTCGTTCCGCCGCGCAATCAAGAAGGCAATCACAACCTCGATGAGCATGGGTGCCGACGGCATCAAGATTCAGTGCTCCGGACGTCTCGGCGGCGCGGAAATCGCCCGTACTGAATGGCAGAGAAAGGGTCGCATTCCGCTGCACACGCTGCGCGAAAACATAGACTACGGCTTTACGGAAGCGCACACCGTTTACGGCAAAATCGGCGTCAAGTGCTGGTTGTGCCTTAAAAACGAGGACAACATCTAATTTGAGGGAGACGCAACAACATGGCAAACATTCTTCCAGCAAAAACTAAGTACCGCAAAGTCCAAAAGGGTCGCAACCGCGGCATGGCGAAGGGCGGCGACAGCATCGACTTCGGCGATTACGCAATTCAGGCTCTCGAACGCGGCAAATGCTCGGCTTCGCAGCTTGAAGCGGCTCGTGTTGCAATCAACAGGCACTTCAAACGTCGCGGCAAGGTGTGGATGAGAGTATTCCCGCAGAAGAGCGTGACGAAGAAGCCCGCCGAAACCCGCATGGGTAAAGGTAAGGGCGGTGTCGAATTCTGGTGCGCAATCATCAAGCCCGGCACGATTCTCTTCGAAGTATCCGGCGTACCCGCCAGCATGGCCCGCGAAGCGATGAGACTTGCGGACGGAAAGCTTCCGTTCAAATGCAGATTCGTCGTCCGCGAAGGCGTCGAAATTCTATAATCAGGAGACTTGACAGATATGAAGACAAAGGAAATCAGAGAACTTTCGGCAGAAGAGCTTTCGAAGAAACTCCGCGACATGCGCGAGGAACTCTTGAATCTCAACGTTCGCAAGGGAACAGGTCAAGTTGAAAATCCGGCTCGAATCAGAGAGCTGCGCCGCGATATCGCTCGCTGCGAAACAATCAAGACTCAGAAGAAGTAAAGGACTGTAATATGTCGGAAAATACAAGAAAGGCACGCAGAAGTCTTGTGGGCGTAGTAACCTCCCGCTCCGGAGACAAAAGCATAAAGCTCACCTATTTCTACAAAGTACCGCACTCGCTCTACGGGAAGGAAATCCGCCGCAAGACGGTTATCCACGTCCACGACGAGAAGAACGAATGCGCCCTTGGCGACAAGGTCGAGGTAACGGAAACGCGTCCCATCAGCAAGCTGAAAAGATTCCGCGTGGTTCGCATAATCGAAAAGGCTCCCGTAGCCTCGGCAGAATAAGGAGACACCACAATGATACAAATGCAGACAAGACTCGTGGTTGCCGACAACACCGGCGCCAAGGAAGTCGCGATGATTCGCCGTCTCGGACAGCACAGCCGCACGGCGAAAGTCGGCGACATAATCGTAGTCGCGGTAAAGACGTCCACTCCTGACGCCGCAGTCAAGAAGGGCACGGTTGCAAAGGCCGTCGTCGTCAGGACGAAAGCCCCGATTCGCCGCGCGGACGGTTCGTATCTCCGCTTCGACACAAACGCTTGCGTAATTCTCGACGGCAGCGGCAATCCGAAAGGTACGCGTATCTTCGGGCCCGTCGCCCGCGAACTCCGCGCAAAGAACTACATGAAAATCATATCCCTCGCACCGGAGGTATTGTAATATGGCAAAAAGTTTTGTAAAGAAGGGCGACGAAGTAGTAGTAATCGCGGGTTCTTCGAAGGGCAAGCGCGGCAAGATTTTGCTGGTTGACCCGAAGAAGGAGCGCGTAGTAGTCGAAGGCGCGAATCTTCGCAAGCACCACGAACGCAGGAGCGAAAAGAATCCGGAAGGCGCAATCGTGGAACGCGAAGCTTCGATTCACATTTCAAACGTAATGCCGGCTGGGCGTTTTGATGCGAAGAAATCGCAAAAAAAAGCGTAATCAGCGGATAGAATAAAAACAAAATGAGCACACCAGTATTAAAGAAAATATATCAGGAGAAGGTCGTGCCCGAGCTTAAAAAATCGCTCGGCATAGACAATCCGCACGTCGTGCCCACGTTGGAGAAAATCGTAATCAATTCGGCAATCCGAAGCGACGCCTCCAAGGAATGGGTGCCGGAAGTGGTCAAGGAAATCGCGAAGATAGCGGGACAGCAGCCTGTCGTCGTAAAGGCGGGCAAGAGCATCGCGAACTTCAAGCTGCGCGCGGGACAGCCCAACGGCGTCAAGGTAACCTTGCGCGGCGCGGCTATGTGGGACTTCCTCTATAAATTCATAGCGGTAGTATTGCCGTCCATTCGCGACTTCCGCGGAGTGGGCAACCGTTTCGACGGCGCGGGCAATTACAGCTACGGCGTTGCCGACCACACAATTTTCCCCGAAGTCACGGTAGACCCCGGTCGCAAGAACATCGGTATGGACATCACAATCGTCACGACGGCGAAGGACGACAAGTCCGGCAGAGAGCTTTTGAAGCTTTTGGGCATGCCCTTCCGCAAGAACGCAGCCGAACAGGCAGCGGCCGCCGCAAACAAATAACAAGTAAACGGCAAAGACATGGCTAAGAAATCCTCCATAGAGCGCAATTTGAAGCGTATGAGATTGACGGCGAAATACGCCGCCAAGAAAGCGGAACTGAAAAAAATCATCAAGGACCCGAAAACGTCCGACGAAGACTTCTTCGCGGCGCAGCGCAAGCTCTGCAAGCTTCCGCGCAACGCTTCGAAAATCCGCATCCGCAACCGTTGTTCCATCACGGGACGTCCGCGCGGTGTAATCCGCAAGTTCGGCGTGTCGCGCATAACTTTCCGCGAGCTTGCTCTCGACGGCAAATTGCCCGGCGTCACAAAATCATCGTGGTAATGCGAAAGGAAAAATAATATGGCAACTCACGACAGCATTGGCGACTTTCTGACAATCGTCCGCAACGCGAGCAAGGCAGGCAAGGACGTCTGCACAGCGCAGTGGTCGAAAATCCGCGAAGGCATCGCGTCGATTCTCAAAGACGAAGGCTACATTGCCTCTTTTGAAGTATCGGGCGAGAAGGCGCAGAAAATCATTACAATCAACATGAAGTATATGAACGGCGTATCGGCGTTGACGGGCATCACCCGCGTCAGCACCCCCGGTTGCCGCACATACTACGAATACCGCAACATTCCCCGCGTTCTCAACGGCATGGGCATTTCGATTCTTACGACCTCGAAGGGCGTATTGAAAGATTCCGACTGCCGCGCGAAGAAGGTCGGCGGCGAAATCCTCTGCAAAGTTTGGTAAGGAAGACATATGAGCAGAATTGGTAAACTTCCCGTTAAAGTTCCCGCGGGCGTGAAAGCGTCCGTAAAGGACAACACAGTTTCGGTCGAAGGCGCGAAGGGCAAACTCAGCCAGAACTTCGGCACGGCTATCGACATCAAGCTTGAAGGCGACGAAATCCACGTTAATCCCGCTTCGGCGTCGCGCCACTCGAACGCGATGCACGGCACTGCGCGCAGTATTATTGCGGGCATGGTCAAGGGCGTTGTAGAGGGCTACCAGAAGGTTCTCGAAATCAAGGGCGTTGGTTTCAAGGCGGAATTGAAGGGCAAGACGCTTACGCTTTCCCTCGGTTATGCGCACCCCTGCATTTACGAAGTTCCCGAAGGCATCACGGTGGTCATCGGCGAAACTCCCGACAGAAACCCCCTCGTGACGGTTTCTGGCGCGAGCAAGCACATGGTCGGCCAGGTTGCGAGCGACCTCAAACACTTCTATCCCGTCGAACCCTACAAGGGCAAGGGTGTCAGAATTCACGGAGAATTCGTCCGTCGCAAGGAAGGCAAGAAGACTGCGTAATCTCGCGGCACTGAAAGGATACGAAAATGAAATTGGAAACAAAGAAAATTTTGGAACAGAAACGCCGCTGGCGCGTTCGCCGCAAGGTGAAGGGCACGGCGGAACGTCCGAGACTGGCTGTATGCTTCTCGAACAAGCACGTCTATGCGCAGTGCATAGACGACAAGGCGGGCAAGACCCTCGCGGCTCTCTGCACAACGGGCAAGGAGCTGAAAGGCGAGAAGGTTCTCCCGAATGTTGCGGGCGCAAAGCTCGTCGGCGAAAAATTCGGCGCGAAGCTCAAGGCTATTGGCGTCGAGGCGGTCGTTTTCGACAGGGGCTCGCGCCGCTACCACGGCTGCGTCAAGACATTCGCCGATGCGGTTCGTTCGGCAGGCATTAACTTCTAATCTACGCAAAAATGAGCAGAGAATTTAAAAACAGAAAAGTCGAAGCCGAAAAAGACGCAGGCCCCGAACTTATCGAAAAGGTTGTCCACATCAATCGTTGCGCGAAGGTCGTAAAGGGCGGACGTCGTTTCACATTCTCGGCGTTGGTCGTTATCGGCGACGGTAAGGGCAATGTCGGCTTGGGATACGGCAAGGCAAAGGAAGTTCCGGACGCAATCAAGAAGGCGTCGGAACGCGCCCGCAAGGTGATGAAGCCCGTAAGCCTCAAAGACAACACCATTCCCCACGACGTGCGCGGCGAGTTCGACGGCGGCATTGTGCTGCTCCGTCCGGCTTCCCCCGGTACGGGCGTTATCGCGGGCGGCGGAGTACGCGCCGTTCTCGAAGCGGTCGGCATCAAGGACGTTCTGAGCAAATCGCTCGGTTCGAACAACGACATGGCAATGGTCAACGCAACTCTCAACGCGCTTTCGCAGCTCCGCACGGCGGAGGCAATCCGCGCGCAGAGAAGCTAAAAAAGGAGTTTTAAGAAAATGAAATTGCACGCTCTCTCCAATCCACAGGGTGCCAAACACGCAAGCAAACGCCGCGGTTGCGGCGTCGGCAGCGGACACGGCAAGACGTCGGGCCGCGGCCACAAGGGCGCGAAGGCCCGCAGCGGCGGACACGTCCGTCCCGGTTTCGAAGGCGGTCAAATGCCTTTGTACCGCAAGCTTCCGCACCGCGGCTTCAACAACTTCAAGTTCAGGGTTGAGTACGCCACGGTCAACGTCGGCGACCTCGAAGAACTCGGACTCGAAGAAATCACGCGCGACGACTTGGTCGTGGCGGGTTTGGTTCGCGCCAGCGCGCCTCTGGTCAAGATTCTCGGAAACGGCGAATTGACGAAGAAGGTTGTCGTAAAAGCCGACAAGTTCTCGGAAACTGCCGTAAAGAAAATCGAAGCCGCAGGCGGCAAGGCCGTCGTAAACGCTCCCGCAGAGGAAGCCAAGTAGGAAATATTATAGACAGGTAGGAAATGTTTGCCGCTTTCACAAACTGCTTTAAAATCCCCGAATTGCGCCAGAGAATTTTTCTGACGCTGGGGCTTATTTTTATTGCGCGCGTCGGCGCGGGTATCCCGTTGCCGGGCGTAGACCCGTCGCCGTTGCAGAATTTCTACGCATCGGCGTCGAGTGATGGCGGCGGCCTTGCCGGTCTCTATAATATGTTCACCGGCGGCGCGATGGTAAACGGCGCGATTTTCGCGCTGGGCATTATGCCCTACATCAGCGCCTCGATTATCCTTCAACTAATGGGCGCAGTCATGCCGAGCTTGGCGCGCCTCATGCAGGAAGGCGATACGGGCAGGCAGAAAATCGCCCAGTATACGCGTTACCTGACGCTTCTCATCGGCGCAATTCAAGGCTCGATGATAACCTACGCGCTCGTTTACAGCCCCGGAACGTTCTTTTCGGGCTTCGACACGGCGCAGTGGGGCTCGATTATCGTGGCGGGAAATATCCCGATTTTCTTCGTCGTCAGCGTAGTTTTGATGACGGCGGGCTGCATGGTTCTCACTTGGCTCGGCGAACAAATTACACAAAGGGGCGTCGGAAACGGCGTTTCGATAATCATCACAGTCGGCATTATCGACACACTTCCCGGGGCTTGCACGCAGGCGTACCACATGGTGTTCGATAGGGCGGTCGGCGCGGAAAGCGCAAGCATGGGCATTCCGCAGGCTGTTTTGATGCTCGCGTTCCTCCTCGCGGTAACGGCGGCAATCATCATGATTTTGCAGGCTGTCCGCAAGATTCCCGTCCAGTACGCAAAGCGCGTCGTCGGCAGAAAACTCATGGGCGGACAAAGCTCCTACCTGCCGCTGAAAGTCAACTACGCGGGCGTTATGCCTATTATCTTTGCGAGCGCGTTGCTGCTGTTCCCGCAACAGATTTTCGGACAGTTCAACCTTTCCACATACAATTTGATATACGGTTCGCTCGTATTCGCATTCAGCTATTTCTGGGTGTCGATTATGTTCAAGCCGCTCCAAATCTCCGACGAACTGAAACGCAACAGCGGGTATATCCCCGGCGTTCGCCCCGGAGAACCCACGGCAAAATTCCTCGACTTCGTAATGACCCGCCTGACATTTGCGGGCGCGGTGTTCCTCGTGATTATCGCGATTTTGCCCCACGTTTTGATGACCTACTGGGGAATACCCCAGAAAATAGCCTACTTCTTCGGAGGCACGGGCGCGCTCATCGCAGTCGGCGTTTCGCTCGACACGATGCGTCAAATCGAAACATACCTGCTGCAACGCCACTACGACGGCTTCCTGAAAAAGGGTCGCATTCGCGGGCGCAGCGTCGGCCAGACGCGGCAGATGCTCGATACGAGCGAAATCAAAAATCTTTGGGCACTCTGGACGCCCCTGTTGACGATTTTCTTCGTCGGCTTGGCGGCTTGGGCTGTCCGCAACTGCCTCTGATTCGGCATTGCGAATCGGAACGATAGTTGCGCATTGTTCTTTTAATGATACCAACAATTAGATAGACGGCGTGTCGTATGATACCTATTAAATCCGAAAGAGATTTGAAAATCATGCGCAAGGCCTGCTCGGTTGCGGCTACCGTGCTGGACAAGCTTTGCAAAATAGCACGGGAGGGCGTATCAACCCGCGAGATTGATATTGCCGGCAAAAAAATCATGGCGGAACTTTCCTGCCGAAGCGCGTGTTATCACTACAAAGCGGGCGGCTTGAAATATCCGGGTTATCTGTGCATATCGGTGAACGACGAAGTCATTCACGGCATAGGCTCGGACAGGGTTTTGAAGTCGGGCGATATTGTCAGCATGGACGTAAGCGTGGTCTATCAGGGGTTTGTCGGAG
The Opitutia bacterium KCR 482 genome window above contains:
- the fusA gene encoding elongation factor G, coding for MALSEKNSPNRTKPLEYTRNIGISAHIDAGKTTCSERILFYSGVVHKIGEVHEGTAVTDWMEQERERGITITSSAISCNWTTKDGPYKGIQHQINLIDTPGHVDFTAEVERSLRVLDGAVAVFCAVAGVQPQSETVWRQMNKYNVPRIAFINKMDRTGADFYGAVEDIKTKLNGNPHPLFLPIGAEDKFKGLIDLVSMKAYVYDENDPQGVKYDVIEIPAEYKEKADQYRSELIEAIADFDDSIMERFLEGETNFTEDELRLGIRKATLSREFVGVIPGSAFKNKGVQMLLDAVVDYLPSPLDVPPIKAYGEDDEETPSLEIVSDDFAPPTALAFKLWSDPFVGKLVFIRVYSGCIKKGMQVYNPRSRKTERISRLLVIKADKREDIEEAYSGAICAIIGAKDIVTGDTLCDRDHEVRLEPPTFPEPVIAMSIEPKSKADQEKLSIALQRLAEEDPTFVVTTNQETGQTLIAGMGELHLDIIRDRLFREFKVEADSGKPQIAYRETITKAAPGVGKFVRQSGGRGQYGHAEIVLEPLEKGKHYEFVNEIVGGVIPKEYIKPTEDGIKEAMINGVVAGYPVVDVKVRLVFGSFHEVDSSEMAFKMAGIFAFKDAMKNAGPILLEPIMKVEVTTPDEYQGDVMGDINRRRGQIQGMESKGNVTVIKAFVPLETMFGYATDIRSLSSGRASYSMEPSHFEQVPAAVLKQVQEGAAKKAQR
- the rpsJ gene encoding 30S ribosomal protein S10 gives rise to the protein MATQRIRIKLKGYDFRTIDQSASDIVETAKRTGATVSGPVPLPTKIEKYSVNRSVHVDKKSMEQFELRTHKRLIDIVNPTANTVDELKKLNLPSGVDITINV
- the rplC gene encoding 50S ribosomal protein L3 — its product is MSEILIGKKLGMTQIFDEDNSLVAVTVVEAGPCPVTQVKTAQSDGYDAVQIGFGAQKEQRMTQPELGHLKKAGVAPVSELVEFRVDNPADYKAGDVLTVAKFAKGQMVDIIGTTKGRGFQGVMKRYNFDGQPETHGHMMHRRPGSVGCRQTPGHVYKGRKMPGHMGQVRCTTQNHPIVKILEDKNILLIKGSLPGAKGDLVIVRPAKKAKKA
- the rplD gene encoding 50S ribosomal protein L4; this translates as MKLKVYTKDGSSFTEQEFENIPQFEGDKGLFALKETIVAYQANARQGNASTLDYGHVSGTCRKPFKQKGGGRSRHGTMKSPIHRGGAVVFGPQPRDWSKKINRKAKALAFSRALFDKCSDNGICVIEEFAAPERKTKAVAKVLSNIKPDGKVLLVDDVFGDDFILASRNIARANFCESATLNALDLVQFDTVIVSRKGLDTVLARINKDER
- the rplW gene encoding 50S ribosomal protein L23, whose product is MVQADKIIKGFRVTEKAANLQVANQYTFTVAEDANAVAIGRAVEKLFKVKVVRVNVMNAKGKVKVSRMSRNNPGVKGKMKKAIVTLKQGDTIQIV
- the rplB gene encoding 50S ribosomal protein L2 gives rise to the protein MAIIKRRPLTPAQRFLELGRNEVDNKRPERSLTESNHRSRGRNCYGRITSRRRGGGHKKLYRIVDFKRDIVDVPATVMAIEYDPYRTAYIALVQYQNEEKTKRYIIAPDGLKKGDTVMTLSKRPDEFPVGACMPLKFIPPAQKIFCVEMQPGKGAQIARGAGAGAQLVAVEGDMATVKMPSGEIRLINAECRAVIGVVGNLEHQNQSLGKAGRVRWMGKRPRVRGVVMNPVDHPMGGGEGRTSGGGHPVSPWGQLAKGYPTRTKSKPSNSMIVLRRNGKKTKK
- the rpsS gene encoding 30S ribosomal protein S19 — translated: MARSIKKGPFVDPSLQDKIDEAQKTNSHKPIQTWSRRSMITPDFIGLNFNVHNGKKFVAVYVTENMVGHKLGEFSPTRTFKGHNPHTKKAAM
- the rplV gene encoding 50S ribosomal protein L22, which gives rise to MEVKALTKFARMSDKKVREISREIQGLNAAEALEILKLVPRKSAKLVAKTLASAIANAENNNGLSAANLTIKSAIVNQGIAFKRFRPVARGSAHPIRKRTSHISIVLSDENTK
- the rpsC gene encoding 30S ribosomal protein S3, with the translated sequence MGQKVNPKGFRLAVRRDWESRWFANKGDYAAAVNEDYRIREFLREKLKGASVPRIFIERAGQRIRVKIYTARPGVVIGQKGASLEALKAELSKFLGKDVILDIQEIKKPDLVAYLVAESVALQLERRISFRRAIKKAITTSMSMGADGIKIQCSGRLGGAEIARTEWQRKGRIPLHTLRENIDYGFTEAHTVYGKIGVKCWLCLKNEDNI
- the rplP gene encoding 50S ribosomal protein L16 yields the protein MANILPAKTKYRKVQKGRNRGMAKGGDSIDFGDYAIQALERGKCSASQLEAARVAINRHFKRRGKVWMRVFPQKSVTKKPAETRMGKGKGGVEFWCAIIKPGTILFEVSGVPASMAREAMRLADGKLPFKCRFVVREGVEIL
- the rpmC gene encoding 50S ribosomal protein L29: MKTKEIRELSAEELSKKLRDMREELLNLNVRKGTGQVENPARIRELRRDIARCETIKTQKK
- the rpsQ gene encoding 30S ribosomal protein S17, which encodes MSENTRKARRSLVGVVTSRSGDKSIKLTYFYKVPHSLYGKEIRRKTVIHVHDEKNECALGDKVEVTETRPISKLKRFRVVRIIEKAPVASAE
- the rplN gene encoding 50S ribosomal protein L14: MIQMQTRLVVADNTGAKEVAMIRRLGQHSRTAKVGDIIVVAVKTSTPDAAVKKGTVAKAVVVRTKAPIRRADGSYLRFDTNACVILDGSGNPKGTRIFGPVARELRAKNYMKIISLAPEVL